CAAGGTCCGTCAGCGCCGGACCGCCGACGTGGGAAGGGCCCGGAAGGGCAGTTGGTACGTGTCGACGAGGTGCCGCCGCATCCGCGTCCACGCCCCGGGAGCGCCATCGAAGACGTCCTTCCACAACGCCCGCTCCTCCTCGGTGAACAGCTCCGAGCCGAGGATCGCCTCCGGCCCTCCATCGAGGCACTCGCGCACCTGGGCCGCGGAGAACAGGTCCAGGGCGTCCTCCTTCATCGACAGGAAGACCTCGTCGAACTCCATCCCCAGCTCGGTCCATTGGGCGAGGCAGTAGGCGAAGAAGCGCTTCTGGAGCACGCGCGCGGCCTCGAGTTCCGCGGACGGGGGCGCGGTGCCCTCACGGTGGGCGATGAGCGCGAAGTGGTCGAGGAAGTCCGTCAGGCCCGTGGCCAGCACGCCGAGCACGAACATGCGTACCGGCGGGGCGTACTGCGACGCGAGGACGAGCCCATCCCTCACGAAAGAGGGCTGGAAGGAGAGGCCGCGCAGGTCCGTGGCCGCGCGGGGATTCTTCTCCAGCAGGCGCAGACGCTCCCCATAGGCCACCGCGTCCGGCTCCTCGGTGAACGGCACCTCGAGCGCGTCGAGCTCCGCCTGGGTGGACGCGCGCGCCGCGAGGCGGAAGACCTCCGCGACGTCCAGGATGCCGCGCCTTCCCCCACCGTCCATGCCGGCTCACCCCTCCGAGGCGAAACGCTTGTCCATCTCCATGCGGATGAAGCGCTCGATCTCCTCCGCGGTGGTCAACTCCATGGCCTCGTCCAGCAGCTTCTGGGCCTCGGCGCGGCTGGACTGGCGCAGGACGCTCTTCACGGTGGGAATCTGCCCCGCCGTCATGGACAGCTCGTCGAAGCCCAGCGCCAGCAGCACCAGCGCGTAGACGGAGTCGCCCGCCATCTCTCCGCACATGGCCACCGGAATCCGCGCGTCCCGGGCGGCCGCCACGATGTTGCGCAGCGAGCGCAGCACCGACAGGTGCAGGGGCTTGTACAGGTAGGCCACGTCCCGGTTCTGCCGATCGATGGCCATGGAGTACTGGATGAGATCGTTGGTGCCCACGGAGAAGAAGTCCGCCTCCTGGGCGAGCCGGTCGGCGATGAGCGCCGCGCTGGGCGTCTCCACCATGATGCCAATGGGGATGCGCTTGCCGAGTGGAACGCCCGCGCGCCCCAGCTCCGTGCGGCACGCCTCCAGCTCGCTCCGGGCCTCGCGCAGCTCGCTCATGCCGCTGATGAGCGGGAACATGAGGCGCATGTTGCCGTGCACGCTCGCGCGCAACAGGGCGCGCAGCTGCACCCGGAACAGCTCCCGGTTCGCCAGGCAGTAGCGGATGGCGCGCAGCCCCATGGCCGGGTTGGGCTCCTTCTCGTGCTTGCCCTTGCCCGGCACCTTGTCCCCCCCCAGGTCCAGCGTGCGGATGGTGACGGGCCGGCCCTCCATCGCCTCCAGCACCTGCCGGTACGCCCGGTACTGCTCCTCCTCGCTCGGGGCCTCCTTGCGGTCGAGGAACATGAACTCGGTGCGGTACAGGCCAATGCCCTCCGCGCCGTGGGACAGGAGCGAGGGCAGCTCCTCGGGGAACTCGATGTTGCCCACCAGCCGGATGCGGAAGCCGTCCGTGCTCTGGGCCGGCAGATCCTTGGCCGCCAGGGCCCGCGCCTCGCTCTCCTGGTAGCGGCGCCGCGTCTCGTGGAAGCGCGCGAGCTGGGCCTCGGTGGGATTGACCAGGAGGACGCCACGCTGGCCGTCGAGCGCCACCAGGTCCCCGGGGGAGATCTGCTCGCTGGCGCGCCCCGCGCCGAGCACCGCCGGGATGGAGCGGGCGCGCGCGACGATGGCCGTGTGGCTCGTCTGTCCGCCCAGGTCCGTGACGAAGCCGGCCACCTGCCCCGAGCGCGCCAGCAGCGCCGCGTCCGCCGGGGACAGGTCGTGCGCCACCACCACCGCGTTCTCCGGCACCGCCACCTCCTCGTCCACCACCTGGCCGAGCAGGTTGCGCACCACGCGATCCGCCACGTACTCCACGTCCGAGCGCCGCTCGCGGAAGTACTCGTCCGGGATGTTGTCGAAGAGGTGCTTGAGCTTGCGCGCCACCCGCCGCACCGCCCACTCGGCGTTGATGCGATCCTCCACGATGAGCCGGTTCACCTCGTCCACGAACATGGGATCGTGGAGCATGAGCCGGTGCGCCTCGAGGATGAGGGCGTGCTCGGGCCCTTCCGAGTGGGAGATCTGCTCCTTGAGGTCGGACAGTTGCTGGTCGGACAGGTCCAGCGCCGTCTTCATCCGCATCCGCTCGGGGTCCACCTCGGCCTCGGCCAGGCGCAGCTTGGGGGTGCGCACGCGCTTGCGATCGAGGATGTACGCGTGGCCCACCGCCACGCCCGGCGAGGCGCCGATGCCCTTGAGACTCAACGTGGGAGAAGCCTGGCTGCT
Above is a window of Cystobacter fuscus DNA encoding:
- the ptsP gene encoding phosphoenolpyruvate--protein phosphotransferase: MSSQASPTLSLKGIGASPGVAVGHAYILDRKRVRTPKLRLAEAEVDPERMRMKTALDLSDQQLSDLKEQISHSEGPEHALILEAHRLMLHDPMFVDEVNRLIVEDRINAEWAVRRVARKLKHLFDNIPDEYFRERRSDVEYVADRVVRNLLGQVVDEEVAVPENAVVVAHDLSPADAALLARSGQVAGFVTDLGGQTSHTAIVARARSIPAVLGAGRASEQISPGDLVALDGQRGVLLVNPTEAQLARFHETRRRYQESEARALAAKDLPAQSTDGFRIRLVGNIEFPEELPSLLSHGAEGIGLYRTEFMFLDRKEAPSEEEQYRAYRQVLEAMEGRPVTIRTLDLGGDKVPGKGKHEKEPNPAMGLRAIRYCLANRELFRVQLRALLRASVHGNMRLMFPLISGMSELREARSELEACRTELGRAGVPLGKRIPIGIMVETPSAALIADRLAQEADFFSVGTNDLIQYSMAIDRQNRDVAYLYKPLHLSVLRSLRNIVAAARDARIPVAMCGEMAGDSVYALVLLALGFDELSMTAGQIPTVKSVLRQSSRAEAQKLLDEAMELTTAEEIERFIRMEMDKRFASEG